One genomic window of Arachis ipaensis cultivar K30076 unplaced genomic scaffold, Araip1.1 Aipa1185, whole genome shotgun sequence includes the following:
- the LOC107624719 gene encoding protein RADIALIS-like 3, whose translation MASNTLSSPNSRWTTKQNKLFENALAIYDEETTDRWYKIAMFVGGTNEVEVKRRYEMLLEDIKDIESGKVPLPAYKRNAGCSRVNISNAEQRLRNLKLN comes from the exons ATGGCATCAAACACACTCTCCTCTCCCAACTCAAGGTGGACAACCAAGCAGAACAAACTGTTTGAAAATGCCTTGGCGATATACGATGAAGAAACCACAGATCGTTGGTACAAGATAGCCATGTTTGTTGGAGGAACAAATGAAGTGGAAGTCAAGAGACGATATGAGATGCTACTAGAGGACATCAAAGACATTGAGTCAGGCAAGGTTCCACTCCCTGCTTACAAGAGGAATGCTGGATGTAGCAGAGTAAACATCAGCAATGCAGAGCAGAG GCTGAGGAATTTGAAACTGAATTGA